Within Sphingobium aromaticiconvertens, the genomic segment CGAATTTCTGCCTCGCTGGTGGAACCGTAGCTGGGCAACGAAATGGTTCATTTCCGCAACTTTCCACGACCAGCATCATCGGTATTTCACGGGTAATTTCGGCGGATACACGACCATTTGGGACCGCTTGTGCGGAACGATGCGCCCCAAATTCGAGGCGGATTTCGACAAGCTCAAAAATCGATCGCAACTGGCCGCAGCGAAGGATGGACTTCCCGCAGGGCCTGCCAGCGAAAGCGCATAGCTATTGCCTGTGGCGCAGCGTCTGATCAACGATTGAGGGAGAGTGGTGACCCCGGCGAGATTCGAACTCACGGCCCTTAGATTAGGAATCTAATGCTCTATCCGGCTGAGCTACGGGGCCACTCAAGCGGGTCATTATCGCTTGCGAAAACCAACGTCCAGCCTGTTCATTGAATGAACCATCGGAAGACCCGGCAAGCTCTATCCGGAATCGCTGAGGCCAACGGCAACATTCCTCAAAATGCAGGCGAACACGAAAGCGCCGCAGCTCTTGGGCCTCCTCAGAAGCGTCCCGTGACCGATTGCGGAGATTTTGTCATCCGTCAGCAACGCATGGGAAACAGACGTATTTTAAATGCCCCTTTGATGATCGGGCAAGATAATCCGGCATCAGCAGGAGTATGAAATGAGTCTAACCCTTCTCGCCATCGCGGCAGCCGCCGCGACTCACACTACCCATATCGAACATCGGGGCGCGTCAGTGGAAGCGATTTACAGCGCACGCACCGACATCCGGATGCGAACCGTGGGCGCACACACGCCCAACAGGATGGACAACCGCCGCTGCCAATGGACAGCGACTGTCATCATCGAACGCCAGTTGTCGGGCAAGCCCGTACTCGCGCGGACGCTGCACGGCGACCGCCCTCTGTCCGGCAGCCAGTCAGGTCCATGCACGGCCGGAACCCGTGCGATCGACCGCGAGATCGCGCACCGCGACGATGCCATCCAGGCGCAGCTTCTCGCCGTGGCGGAACGGGATCGGGCACCGCTGCTTGCCGAACTGGATGCCGTCCATAACATGGCCTCCAACTAGGATGCGGGTGTGGGCGGCGGTCATCCCCGCTGGCATGGCATGGCTGGCCGCTGCCGCTCCCGCCATGTCCCAGACTGCCAGCGGGCCAACAGTGTCGCTGGAACTGGCCAGCGACGAACGCCGCCGCGGGTTGAGCTGGAGCGATGGCGATCCGGTCGTGCGCGCGAATGTTTCTGTCCCCGTGAACCGCGAGATCAGCATTGACGCCACGGCCATATCGCTGTGGGGAAGCCATCGTCATGGTGGCGCGGATGCCGCGGTGGATGTTCAGGCCAGCTATAGCCGCCACTTTGGCGGATGGCGCCTGACCGCCGACGCAAGCTATACGCTTTTTCCCGGTGCATCAGATCAGGGCTATGGTGAGATCGGCGCCACGGCGGGCTTTCTGATCGGCCCCGCAAACATAGACCTGTTCACGCGTTATGCGCCAAGGCAGAGCGCGATCGGCGGTGACAATCTCTATATCGGGACTGCGCTGGCGGTCGGCCTTCCGGGCACGCCATTCACCCTTTCTGGCCATGTCGGCCGTTCATCGGGCGCGGTACGCGATCCGGTGCGCGCGGGACGGCTGCGGCCCGACGGGCGGTACTGGGACCATGGGCTATCCATCGACTATCGCAAGGGCCGATGGCTGGCTGGTTTGCGCTATGCCAATAGCAGTATCGACCGAGATGCGAGCGGCCATGCGGGCGCGACGCTGATCGGACGGGTCGGCGTAACGTTCTAGCGCAACGCGTCAGTTTTTCGCCTGTGGCGGAACAATTGGCAGGGGCAAAGGCGCGACCTCGACCCCCTCCTCAATGAGTGCGCGGGCTTCCGCAGGCGCGACTTCGCCATGGATGCTGCGATGATCCTGTTCGCCATAATGCATCGCCCGCGCCTGTTCGGCAAAACCTCGGCCGACCCACGTCGAATCCTTCAACACCTCGTCCTGCGCCTTAGAAAGCGCCAGTAGCATCGCCTGCATCTTCGCGGGGTCCGGGGCATGTCCCACAGGCACAGAGGCGGCAAGATCAGCGGAGATGGGGACGGGAAGCGCGGCGTCAGGGCGACTATTCCCCTTGGCCGCGACGGCGGGCGCCATCACCGCCTTGGTCACATCGGCGTCGCCGCATATCGGGCAGGCCAGCAGGCCACGTTCTGTCTGGTCGGCAAAATCGCCGCTGGAGCCGAACCATGCCTCGAACACATGGCCGTGGGCACCGCATTTCAGGTCGAAAACGATCACGCTATCTCTACTTCCTCGGGCACAGCGCGGCGATTGGCGATGGCCGGGACGCGCGCGCGAACCTCCTCTATGCGCGAAAGGTCGATGTCGGCAAGCGCGAGGCCACTCGTCCGCGCCATATCCAACACCACCTCGCCCCAGGGATCGACGATCAGGCTATGGCCAAAGGTCGTGCGCCCATCCTCATGCGCGCCCACCTGCGCGACGGCGATGACGAAGGCGCCTGCCTCGATCGCCCGTGCCCGCAACAGCACATGCCAATGCGCCATGCCCGTGGGCACAGTGAAGGCGGCGGGCACCAGCAGCATCGTCGCCCCCGCATTGGTGAGCGCTCGATAAAGGTCGGGGAAGCGCATGTCGTAACAGACCGACAGGCCCATCCGTCCCCATGGCGTATCGACCGCGACCGCCCGTTCACCGGGACCATAGACCGAGGATTCGCGCCAGCTTTCCCCGTTCGCAAGATCGACGTCGAACAGGTGGATTTTGTCATAGCGCGCGCGGATCGCGCCGCTATCGTCGATCATAAGGCTGCGGTTGGCCCAGCGCCCGTCCGCCCGCTCATCCTTGAAGGGCAGCGATCCCAAATGCACCCACAGCCCTTCGCGGGCCGCGGCCTCTCGTACCGCCGCCAGCACAGGATCGTCGCTTTCGGCGCATAATGTCTCCGCCGCGCGCGCCCGATTACGATCCAGATAGCCCGCCATTTCCGGGGTGAAGAGCATGTTCGCCCCTTCCCCCTTCGCGCGCGTCATCGCATCCACGATCGTTGCGGCATTGGCCGCGGGGTCGATCCCGCTTGTCATCTGGAGAAGGGCCGCGCGCATCGTGGTCAGAGGCCCAGCAGCGGGTCGAGCTTCCCCTGCCGGTTCAACGCGGCCAGATCGTCGCTGCCACCGATATGCTGGTCGTCGATGAAGATTTGCGGCACGGTGGAGCCGCCATTGGCCCGCTCCAGCATCTCCTGCCGTTTCGGGCCGCCCATCGTGATGTCATATTCCTCGAACGCGACGCCCTTGTCGGCCAGCAGAGCCTTGGCCCGCGCGCAATAACCGCAGAAAGCCTTGGTATAGAGTTCGATACGCGCCATGCAAAAATGCTCCTTGGCTTCCGAGATTGGCGGTCGCCCTCCATTTGTCAATCATGCGCGCTCAGGATCGTCGGGCAAGACCCTCGCCCAGCAGAGAAGATGCACCGACGCCGCGCCACCCCGCCGCAGCATCCGGGCGCAGGCCGCCGCCGTCGCGCCGCTGGTATGGACATCATCGATCAGGAGGATAGCCCGATCTTTGACGCCCTGTCCGTCCTTCAGAGCAAAAGCACCCCGCACCGCTTTTTCCCGTTCGCGTGGGGTCATGCCGCGCAGCGGACGGGTGCGACGCAAACGCAGCAGCACAGTCTTATCGACCGCTATGCCCGTCCGCCGCCCCAGATCATCAGCGATCAGCGCCGCCTGATTGAAGCCCCGCGCCCATAGCCGCCAGCGATGCAGCGGCACCGGTACGATCAATAGCGCGCCCTGCGTCACCGGAACATGCCGCGCCATATGTCCCGCGATCAACCGCGCCAGCCCGATCCGCCGCCCATATTTCAGGCGCAGCGCCACCATCCGCGCGACGTCGCCATAGGCCAGCACGGCCCGCGCGCTGTCATAGGGTGGCGGATCGGCCAG encodes:
- a CDS encoding DUF1178 family protein translates to MIVFDLKCGAHGHVFEAWFGSSGDFADQTERGLLACPICGDADVTKAVMAPAVAAKGNSRPDAALPVPISADLAASVPVGHAPDPAKMQAMLLALSKAQDEVLKDSTWVGRGFAEQARAMHYGEQDHRSIHGEVAPAEARALIEEGVEVAPLPLPIVPPQAKN
- a CDS encoding TorF family putative porin, which translates into the protein MRVWAAVIPAGMAWLAAAAPAMSQTASGPTVSLELASDERRRGLSWSDGDPVVRANVSVPVNREISIDATAISLWGSHRHGGADAAVDVQASYSRHFGGWRLTADASYTLFPGASDQGYGEIGATAGFLIGPANIDLFTRYAPRQSAIGGDNLYIGTALAVGLPGTPFTLSGHVGRSSGAVRDPVRAGRLRPDGRYWDHGLSIDYRKGRWLAGLRYANSSIDRDASGHAGATLIGRVGVTF
- a CDS encoding ComF family protein, producing the protein MSDALPLLKAALRGPIDYALPPRCPGCGTMVEQDHSFCLGCWGGMTFLTDPCCARCGLPFDHDRGQGAECGACLADPPPYDSARAVLAYGDVARMVALRLKYGRRIGLARLIAGHMARHVPVTQGALLIVPVPLHRWRLWARGFNQAALIADDLGRRTGIAVDKTVLLRLRRTRPLRGMTPREREKAVRGAFALKDGQGVKDRAILLIDDVHTSGATAAACARMLRRGGAASVHLLCWARVLPDDPERA
- a CDS encoding carbon-nitrogen hydrolase family protein; its protein translation is MRAALLQMTSGIDPAANAATIVDAMTRAKGEGANMLFTPEMAGYLDRNRARAAETLCAESDDPVLAAVREAAAREGLWVHLGSLPFKDERADGRWANRSLMIDDSGAIRARYDKIHLFDVDLANGESWRESSVYGPGERAVAVDTPWGRMGLSVCYDMRFPDLYRALTNAGATMLLVPAAFTVPTGMAHWHVLLRARAIEAGAFVIAVAQVGAHEDGRTTFGHSLIVDPWGEVVLDMARTSGLALADIDLSRIEEVRARVPAIANRRAVPEEVEIA
- the grxC gene encoding glutaredoxin 3; amino-acid sequence: MARIELYTKAFCGYCARAKALLADKGVAFEEYDITMGGPKRQEMLERANGGSTVPQIFIDDQHIGGSDDLAALNRQGKLDPLLGL